A stretch of Bacteroidales bacterium DNA encodes these proteins:
- a CDS encoding ArsA family ATPase, whose product MNAIKPTLIFFSGKGGVGKSTVSALVSLEKSRNAQKTLLVSMDPAHNQSDIFQTDIGEKPKEIIRNLWVTQIDTDRWIKKYLRDTEESVSKKYNYQKAFSIKNYFKVLQFSPGIEEYALMQAFESILINHQDKGAIIFD is encoded by the coding sequence ATGAATGCCATAAAACCCACACTGATATTCTTTTCAGGCAAGGGAGGAGTGGGAAAATCCACTGTTTCGGCCCTTGTATCCCTGGAAAAAAGCCGGAATGCACAGAAGACCCTTCTGGTATCCATGGATCCGGCACATAACCAAAGTGACATTTTTCAAACGGATATAGGGGAAAAACCAAAAGAAATCATACGGAATCTTTGGGTAACACAAATAGATACAGACCGCTGGATCAAAAAATACCTCAGGGACACCGAAGAAAGCGTAAGCAAAAAATACAACTACCAAAAGGCTTTCAGCATCAAAAACTACTTCAAGGTACTTCAGTTTTCTCCAGGCATTGAAGAATATGCGCTTATGCAGGCTTTTGAATCCATATTGATAAACCATCAGGACAAAGGGGCCATCATTTTTGAC